From the Nostoc sp. PCC 7107 genome, the window AACATTTACAGATGATGTTGTAGAGTTTATGGCAATTCAAATAGAGAAATTACCACAAAACACTCAGAATATTCTACAGCTTGCCGCCTGTATTGGTAATGAATTTGATTTAAAAACTCTCGCAATTGTCTTTGAGAAATCTGTTATGGATACTGCATCAGATTTATGGCCATCACTAATCGATGGCCTAATAATACCTCAAAATGATGGATATATTTTTTTATCAAATGATGATTATTCTAAATTAGATCAAATTAATAATCTTACTATAAATAAACAAACAATTAATGATTACCAACTTCCTAAATATAAATTTGTTCATGACCGTGTACAACAAGCAGCTTACTCTTTAATTGCCAAGGAAAAAAAGCAATTAACTCATCTAAAAATTGGATTGCTTCTATTAAACAACATCCCGATAGAAGAAAGGGAAGAAAAGATTTTTGAACTAGTAAATCAATTTAATATAGCAGTAGAGTTTATTACCAATCAGACTCAGCGTGATGAACTAGCCATAATGAATCTTACTGCTGGACGTAAAGCTTTAGCTTCAACAGCTTACTCAGCAGCATTTAAATATTTACATACAGGAATTAAACTGCTGATAGAAAATAGTTGGGCTAATCAATATGAATTGACCTTAGCTCTATGGGAAACAGCAGCAGAAGCAGCATATTTAAATGGTGATTTTGAACAAACAGAGAAACTTATTCAAATAGTTTTATCAAATGCTAAAACCATACTGGATAAAGTAAAAGTAATTGACATTACTATTCAGGCATACGGAGCGCAAAACAAGGCATGGGAAGCTGTCAAAGCTGGACTAGATTTTCTAAAGTTATATGGAGTTGAATTTCCAGAATACCCTAGCCCATCAGATATTGAACAAGCAATCAATGAAACAGCTACATATTTTATTAATAGAAATATTGACAGTTTAATAGATCTGCCAAATATGGAGGATGCAGAAGCACTGTCAATAATGCGTATTTTATCTAGTATTATTGCTTTAGCCTACACTGTAATTCCTGAACTTTTTCCCTTGATGGTTCTGAAGCAGATAAATTTATCTATTGAATATGGTAACTCCTATTTTTCTACCTATGCGTATGTTTGTTACGGACTCATACTATGTGGCGTAATAGAAGATATTGAATCTGGCTATAAATTTGGGAAATTAGCTACAAACTTATTATCTAAATTAAATAACAAAGAAATAAGAGCTAAAGTTATTCAGACATTTTATGCCCATGTCAGACACTGGCAAGATCCTGTTCGTGAATCTTTAAATCCTCTTTTAGAAGCTTACTCCGCCGGTTTAGAAGTAGGAGATTTAGAATTTGCGGCATATTCTTTAAAGGCATCTTGCTATATTTCCTACTTTAGTGGGAAAACACTAACTTCTCTAGAAAAGGAAATCGCAAACTACAGTTATGCCTCCAAGCAAATCAAACAAGATAGGGTATTTTACTGGATTGAGATTTATCGACAGACTATTTTAAATTTAAAAGATAATGTTCAAAATCCTTGCTGTTTAATTGGTGAGGCTTACAATGAAGAAAAATTTATTTCTCTTCATGTACAGGCTAATGATATAAATGCTCTTTTCTATTTCTATTTATGTAAGCTGCAATTATGTTATTTACTAGGAGAATATTCTCAAGCAATTGATCATGCTGTAAATGCAGAACGGTATTTAAGTGGGGGAATAGGCCAATTTGCATTGCCTCAATGTTTCTTTTATGATTCTCTGGCTTGGTTGGCTATATATCATGATGTAGAGCTATCTAAACAAACCCAAATATTGACTAAGGTTTTAGCTAGTCAAGAAAAAATGCGGAAATGGTCGCTCAATGCTCCAACAAATTATTTAAATAAATTTTATTTAGTAGAAGCTGAGAGATGTCGAGTTTTAAACCAGTATCTTGAAGCAATAGATTTCTATGATCTCGCTATTTCCATATCTAAAGAGAATGAATTTATCCATGAAGAAGCTTTAGCTAATGAATTGGCTGCTAATTTTTATTTGGTTTGGGGTAAAGAAAAAATTGCTAAACCTTACTTGATGGATGCTTATTATGCTTATGTGCGCTGGGGAGCATTAACAAAAGCACAAGAGTTACAGAAACGCCATCCTTATTTACTTGCTGCAATTATTCAAGAAGAAAAACTCAGCCAAAATCGCCATCAATATAGCGAAGCAGAGTTGTATACCTCTCTAACCTACAATATACAAACTTCTTTTAGCAGTAATGAAACTGTTGTTAGCTCTAACACTAGTATTTCAGATATGCTAGATTTGGCATCTGTCATTAAGGCTTCACAAGCGCTATCAGGAGAAATTAATCTTAAAAATCTGTTGTCAACTCTGATGACAGTTGTAATGGAGAATGTAGGTGCTTCTAAATGTGTTTTAGTTTTGAATGAAGCTGATAATTCAAGCTTTAATGTTAGTGCTATCAGTTCTCTTGCCAATTTAGAATTTGTTCATACAGAATTTCCTTCAATTTATTTGGAATTTTGCAATGATGTTCCTATTTCTGTAATCAACTATGTTAAACGTAGTCGAGAAATATTAGTAATTGATGATGCTATAAATCAAGCATTTTTAGCAACAGACTCATATATTCTCCGTGAACAACCTAAGAGTCTGTTGTGTATTCCTATGATTAATCAAAATCAATTGCTTGGGATACTTTATTTAGAAAATAATTTGGCTACAGGTGCATTTACAAATAATCGCTTAGAAGTCCTAAAACTTTTAACTAGTCAAGCTACCATTTCTCTTGAAAATGCTATTTTATATGATAATTTAAATAAAACTAAACAGCAATTAGAAGAATATAACCATAATTTAGAGGAGAAAGTTACAGAAAGAACGAATGAACTCAAAGATAAAAATCATAGCTTGCAACAAGCATTACAAGAGCTACAAAGAACTCAAGCACAATTAATTCAAAGTGAAAAAATGTCGTCTTTAGGTCAAATGGTAGCAGGTATTGCCCATGAAATTAATAACCCCATTAATTTCATTCATGGCAATATTATTCATACCAGCGACTATGTTAGTGATTTACTTGAATTAGTAGATTTATATCAACAAGAATATCCTCATCCAACACCAATTGTTACTGAAAAAGCTGAGGAAATAGATTTTAATTTTTTGGTAGAGGATTTACCAAAAACTATCGATTCCATGAAAATAGGAAGTTCACGCATTCGTGATATTATTTTAGGCTTGCGTAATTTTTCTCGATTAGATGAGTCGGATATGAAACCTGTTGATATTCATGAAGGTATCGATAATACTTTGATGATTTTGCAAAATCAATTAAAAGAAAAAAGTAATTTATCCGCAATAGAATTAATTAAAGACTATGCAAATTTACCACAAGTAAATTGTTATGCGGGTCAACTTAATCAAGTATTTATGAATATTCTGAGTAATGCGATCGATGCTTTAAGAGGTAGTTTTGCAAATCATCAAACTAAGCAAAATCATGATTGTCCTCAAATTAGAATTTGTACAGAATTAACAGAATCTCAGACTATTAGAATTAAAATTGCTGATAATGGAAACGGTATACCAGAAGGTATTCGTCACAAAATATTTGACCCATTTTTTACCACTAAAGCTGTAGGAAGCGGTACTGGTTTAGGTTTATCCATTAGCTATCAGATTGTAGTCGACAAACATCAGGGGAATTTATTTTTTAATTCAAAATTAAACCAATGTACCGAGTTTGTGATTGAGATACCAATGCGATAAATGGTAAATTAAGTATGTCCTAATTAAGATTGCTAATGACTAGCGATCGCCCTGCTATTTTCTCATTTTTTGCTGGTGCAGGTTTTCTAGATTCAAAATGTTTTTGATTGGCAAAAACAAATTATTTATTCTCAAGCAAAAGTTTTTGCTAATTATTGGACGCGATCGCAATCGTTTCAAGAAAATTCTATATTACTTTGTCCTGATAACATTCTGCAAGAATTAACTATTGAATTCTGGTTTAGAAAAAATAATATTCTGCATCATCCTAACGCTGAACATTATTTTCAGCCAAGAGCAGTTATGAGTAAATTTACAACTGTGAATGAAGGAGATAATTCTAAAAAATCTTTCAAACGTCTGCATAGATGGCGTTATTCCCCTATGGCTTGCTATGGTAATAATGAAGTATATTTACATCCTTATAAAGCAAGAAGAATATCTGTAGTAGAATCTTTAGCCATACAATCTTTACCAGAAAACTTTGTACTTCCTGAGCAGATGTCTCTGACTAATATGTTTAAATCAATTGGTAATGGTTTACCGTACTTGGTATCTAAAGCATTAGCTAAAACCATTCTGGATTTTTGCGGAATTAACCCAGAAAAAACTGTTGATTTACCTCAATAGCAAACTGCCTAAAGGTTAATGAATTAGTTCAAATAATTAAATAAACTTGAAATCACTTTACTTATTGAGCCAAGGTAATTAGCCTAGTTTGGGGATCAATTCTTAGTTAATATGGTTTAATATATAGTAAATGTCTTAATTTTTTATAAAGCTTAATAATCATTCATAGGCAAAAGCTCAATGGCAGCAGACTATCCAGATATTGATATTGCGCCATTTATCGATCACGCCCTGTTAACGCCAACGGCTACTCCAGAGCAGGTTGAGCAATGGTGTGAACAAGCATATAGATTTAACTTTGCGGCGGTTTGCATTTACCCCATCTACGTTAAGCAAGCAGCAGAACTTCTCAAAGGGAAAACGCCAAAAGTTTGTACAGTGATTGGCTTTCCTCATGGGGCAACAACTTCAGCCGTTAAGCTGTATGAAGCTCAAGAAGCTGTGGAAAATGGAGCGACTGAGTTAGATGTCGTGCTTAATTTAGGTTGGTTGAAGGTGGGAAAAACAGAAGAAGTTCATCGAGAAATTGCCGAGATTTGTGAAGAAACTGGGCAAATAGTCAAGGTGATTTTGGAAACCAGCCTGCTGACAGATGCCGAAAAAAGAGTAGCGGCAGAAATATGTATGGATGCAGGTGCAGCATTCCTCAAAACAAGTACAGGTTGGAATGGTAGTGCCACAGTGGCAGATGTGGGTTTTTTGAAAGAATTAGTCCGAGAAAGAATAGGAATTAAAGCTTCTGGGGGTATTCGGACTCACGAGCAAGCCATAGACTTAATTGTAGGAGGTGCTACAAGATTGGGGACATCTCGTGGTATCGATTTGCTTCGCCAGCGAGATAATCTGAAGAAAGGGGAATAGTCATTTATTTTTTGTCATTTATGAGCCACTGTGTTAGATGGCTTCACCGTCTTGTAACAAGTGGTATCCTCCTCAACTAATGACTAACAACAAATGACTCATGACTAATGACTGATGGCTAATGATTCATGAGTAAAACTTATAAAGCAACTGGTATTAATCTAAAAACTCAGGTGCTGGGAGAGTCGGACAGAATAGTGACAATTTTGACACGAGAGTTCGGTCTGATTAGAGCCGTTGCGCCAGGCGCACGCAAACACAACTCTAGCCTTGGTGGTCGGAGTGGAATGTTTGTGGTCAATGAACTACTGATTGCTAAAGGGCGATCGCTCGATAAAATTACTCAAGCACAGACGTTAAAAACGTATCCTGGTTTAGCTAAAGACTTAGGAAAATTAGCCGCAGGTCAGTATTTAGCAGAAATAGTCTTATGTCAGGCTTTGAGTGAACAACCTCAAGAGGAACTTTATGAGTTACTCAATGAATACCTTCACCACTTAGAAAGTCTACCGAAAGCCGCAACATCAGCTGTTTACGCATCTCTTGCTCTTGGGGTGTTTCAACTTTTAGTCTTGGCGGGACTAACGCCTCAAGTCCAAGTATGTTGTTTAACTCAAGTCTCCCTAAAGCCAGACTTTGCCAATCCCAACTGGCAAGTGGGATTTAGTGTTCCTGCTGGTGGGGTGATTTGTTTGGAGGCGTGGGAAAATTTACGCCGAAAACAAGAGATAGAAAGGTGGGAAAATAGAGAGTATTCCGAGTTTTCACCATCAGCAAATTTTCCTATCCCTGGCTACGAGAAGGTTGTCCATCGACAAGAAATTCCAGCAATTTCTTATCGTCTGAGCGCTAGAGAATTCGCTCTGCTCCAACAACTGTCACAACCAGAGATAATGCAAATTGATGGAATTAGAGATAATGGCTGGTTATCTATTGAGCAGGTTTTACGTCAGTATGCTCAGTATCATTTAGACCAATCTATTCGCTCCGCAACCCTGATCGATTCTTATTTTGCTGCCAACCATGATGCAACCATCTGATTTGGATAGAAAAATCCTACCTTTATCACCAAGCCATACCAAAAAGCAGAGTAGGCCAACAACCCCTACTGTGACTAATAATGTGAAATCAGTTCCTCCATCTACAAATAGTCAAATTTACAACCACGAAATTTCCAAACCAGATATTTCGATCAATGGTCAACAGCGGACATCCGAAAAATTAATCAATGTTGCCCCTAGCAACAAGGAGCATAATTTGCCAGTAGACGCTGCGCCAGAAAAAGCAGCTGGGAACGGCTCTGATAGTGAAGCGAAATCAGGGAATGTACAACGGCAGGGATTCTTCCCTGTATTAAAAAATCCTAATTTCCTCGCACTTTGGGGTGGTCAAGTATTTTGCCAACTGGCGGATAAAGTATATCTAGTATTAATGATTGCTTTAATTAATACGCAGTTTCAAGTAGGTAGTCAAAGCATTAGTGCTTGGGTATCAACGTTAATGATGGCATTTACAATCCCCGCAGTATTGTTTGGTTCTGTAGCTGGGGTGTTTGTAGACCGTTGGTCGAAGAAAGCCGTTTTGGTAGCAACAAATATTTGGCGTGGTATTTTAGTTTTCGCAATTCCTTTTTTGTTGTGGTTAACTCATGATTGGCAACCAATCGGAGTTTTGCCAGTAGGTTTTGCCATTATTCTGGGCGTGACTTTTTTAGTTTCTACACTGACACAGTTTTTTGCCCCAGCAGAACAAGCGGCAATTCCTTTAGTTGTGGAAGAACAGCATTTACTGTCGGCTAATTCCCTTTACACAACAACGATGATGGCATCGGTGATTATTGGATTTGCTATAGGGGAACCAATTTTAGCGATCGCAGATAGTATCTGGGCGCAGTTTGGTGGTAGTAATGGACTGGGTAAAGAAATTTTAGTGGGTGGCAGTTATGCGATCGCTGGCATAATTTTAATGTTGCTGTCCACAAAGGAAAAACCCCACCCCCCCGATACCGAATTTCCTCACGTTTTCTCAGATTTAAAAGATGGTTTTGCTTACCTCAAAGATAATCACCACGTTCGGAATGCTTTAGTGCGACTGATTATTTTATTTTCTGTCTTTGCCGCCTTAACTGTTTTGGCAGTGCGGATGGCAGAGGTAATTCCTAACTTGAAAGCCTCACAATTTGGCTTTTTACTAGCAGCAGGTGGTGTGGGGATTGCTGCTGGGGCGACAATTCTCGGTC encodes:
- the deoC gene encoding deoxyribose-phosphate aldolase, translating into MAADYPDIDIAPFIDHALLTPTATPEQVEQWCEQAYRFNFAAVCIYPIYVKQAAELLKGKTPKVCTVIGFPHGATTSAVKLYEAQEAVENGATELDVVLNLGWLKVGKTEEVHREIAEICEETGQIVKVILETSLLTDAEKRVAAEICMDAGAAFLKTSTGWNGSATVADVGFLKELVRERIGIKASGGIRTHEQAIDLIVGGATRLGTSRGIDLLRQRDNLKKGE
- a CDS encoding MFS transporter; its protein translation is MQPSDLDRKILPLSPSHTKKQSRPTTPTVTNNVKSVPPSTNSQIYNHEISKPDISINGQQRTSEKLINVAPSNKEHNLPVDAAPEKAAGNGSDSEAKSGNVQRQGFFPVLKNPNFLALWGGQVFCQLADKVYLVLMIALINTQFQVGSQSISAWVSTLMMAFTIPAVLFGSVAGVFVDRWSKKAVLVATNIWRGILVFAIPFLLWLTHDWQPIGVLPVGFAIILGVTFLVSTLTQFFAPAEQAAIPLVVEEQHLLSANSLYTTTMMASVIIGFAIGEPILAIADSIWAQFGGSNGLGKEILVGGSYAIAGIILMLLSTKEKPHPPDTEFPHVFSDLKDGFAYLKDNHHVRNALVRLIILFSVFAALTVLAVRMAEVIPNLKASQFGFLLAAGGVGIAAGATILGQFGQRFSYSQLGLYGCLGMAASLIGLALFTTQLWLVLLFIAILGIFGSLVGIPMQTAIQTETPPEMRGKVFGLQNNVINIALTLPLALAGVAETFVGLKAVFLGLAAIVFFGGILTWYNSRQYL
- a CDS encoding AAA family ATPase, with protein sequence MLTVSDTIYPIVGYQITDQIYSGSKTLVYRGVREQDQKAVILKLMRNEYPTFTEIAQFRNQYTITQNLEIPGIVKPYSLENYRNGYVLIMEDFGGISLKEWLSEKYAIGEVFISLSEFFNIAIEVTKTLELLHRHRIIHKDIKPANILIHPITGEIKLIDFSISTLLPKEIQSLTNPNILEGTLAYISPEQTGRMNRGIDYRSDFYCLGITFFELLTGNLPFISSEPMELVYFHIAKEPPKANTFNTNIPSILSEIISKLIAKNAEDRYQSAHGLKHDLETCQNQWQETRNILPFKLALKDISSQFIIPEKLYGRQHEIETLLNTFEHVAKNQTAIILVTGSSGIGKTAVINEIHKPIVRQRSYFIKGKFDQFQRDIPLSALIQALRNLIGQLLTENDAHIQGWKDKILSVLGTQIQIIIDVIPELERIIGKQPQIVELHGSAAQNRFNLLFQKFIKIFTTREHPLVIFLDDLQWADNASLKFIQLLMSANNSSDIFSETHDIEETQGNILLIGAYRDNEVSNIHPLVLALNEIKESGTTLNQIQLLPLNQSSLNYLIADTLRCSEVLSIPLTQMVFAKTQGNPFFATQFLKGLYDDGLISLNFELGYWQYDLVKIKNITFTDDVVEFMAIQIEKLPQNTQNILQLAACIGNEFDLKTLAIVFEKSVMDTASDLWPSLIDGLIIPQNDGYIFLSNDDYSKLDQINNLTINKQTINDYQLPKYKFVHDRVQQAAYSLIAKEKKQLTHLKIGLLLLNNIPIEEREEKIFELVNQFNIAVEFITNQTQRDELAIMNLTAGRKALASTAYSAAFKYLHTGIKLLIENSWANQYELTLALWETAAEAAYLNGDFEQTEKLIQIVLSNAKTILDKVKVIDITIQAYGAQNKAWEAVKAGLDFLKLYGVEFPEYPSPSDIEQAINETATYFINRNIDSLIDLPNMEDAEALSIMRILSSIIALAYTVIPELFPLMVLKQINLSIEYGNSYFSTYAYVCYGLILCGVIEDIESGYKFGKLATNLLSKLNNKEIRAKVIQTFYAHVRHWQDPVRESLNPLLEAYSAGLEVGDLEFAAYSLKASCYISYFSGKTLTSLEKEIANYSYASKQIKQDRVFYWIEIYRQTILNLKDNVQNPCCLIGEAYNEEKFISLHVQANDINALFYFYLCKLQLCYLLGEYSQAIDHAVNAERYLSGGIGQFALPQCFFYDSLAWLAIYHDVELSKQTQILTKVLASQEKMRKWSLNAPTNYLNKFYLVEAERCRVLNQYLEAIDFYDLAISISKENEFIHEEALANELAANFYLVWGKEKIAKPYLMDAYYAYVRWGALTKAQELQKRHPYLLAAIIQEEKLSQNRHQYSEAELYTSLTYNIQTSFSSNETVVSSNTSISDMLDLASVIKASQALSGEINLKNLLSTLMTVVMENVGASKCVLVLNEADNSSFNVSAISSLANLEFVHTEFPSIYLEFCNDVPISVINYVKRSREILVIDDAINQAFLATDSYILREQPKSLLCIPMINQNQLLGILYLENNLATGAFTNNRLEVLKLLTSQATISLENAILYDNLNKTKQQLEEYNHNLEEKVTERTNELKDKNHSLQQALQELQRTQAQLIQSEKMSSLGQMVAGIAHEINNPINFIHGNIIHTSDYVSDLLELVDLYQQEYPHPTPIVTEKAEEIDFNFLVEDLPKTIDSMKIGSSRIRDIILGLRNFSRLDESDMKPVDIHEGIDNTLMILQNQLKEKSNLSAIELIKDYANLPQVNCYAGQLNQVFMNILSNAIDALRGSFANHQTKQNHDCPQIRICTELTESQTIRIKIADNGNGIPEGIRHKIFDPFFTTKAVGSGTGLGLSISYQIVVDKHQGNLFFNSKLNQCTEFVIEIPMR
- the recO gene encoding DNA repair protein RecO, giving the protein MSKTYKATGINLKTQVLGESDRIVTILTREFGLIRAVAPGARKHNSSLGGRSGMFVVNELLIAKGRSLDKITQAQTLKTYPGLAKDLGKLAAGQYLAEIVLCQALSEQPQEELYELLNEYLHHLESLPKAATSAVYASLALGVFQLLVLAGLTPQVQVCCLTQVSLKPDFANPNWQVGFSVPAGGVICLEAWENLRRKQEIERWENREYSEFSPSANFPIPGYEKVVHRQEIPAISYRLSAREFALLQQLSQPEIMQIDGIRDNGWLSIEQVLRQYAQYHLDQSIRSATLIDSYFAANHDATI